In Nymphaea colorata isolate Beijing-Zhang1983 chromosome 10, ASM883128v2, whole genome shotgun sequence, the genomic stretch TGATGGTGTCCATGGGCAGCACCTTTGGGTCCGTGAAGTTGCTGTTGGGAGGGCACTGGCCTTGCAGGAACGTCGCGTACGTGGGGTCAAGCGTGGGGTCCACCGCGCTGGTGCTGCTGAAGTTGTAGAGCCTGTTGGTAAAGGCAGCACAGTGGGCCGCCCCGATGGAGTGCGCCCCGGACAGGGTCACCATGTCCTCTTGGGTCAGGTTTTTTCTAGCAAAGCTGTCGATGAGCTGGGTCAAGTTGAAGAACGGCGGGGGCAGGTTCGCTAGCGCCTCGTTCTCGATGGAGACGCGCCCATCGCGCCTGCCCGACGGCACCTGGTAGTTGATGTTCCCAACCAGCGCGGCGCTGTCGCGGGCCGCAAAGGCGAGGATGTCGGCGCACGAGACCGTGTTCGGGCAAATGAGCTCCAGCAGCGACTTGGCCCGGTCAATCACCTCGAACCCACGGAGGCTTAGGTTTGGAATCGAGCTCTTCTCTGCGCTGTTGTTGGGCGTGGAGTCAATGAGCACCGATCCATCGCAACCCTGAACAAGTTAAATTGTGCCCCAAGGTAAATATCCAAAATGACGTGAAATTAAAGATAACGTTAACTCAGTTGTACTACATTGATTAAAGTTTATAGAGGAGAAACTTTTTCAGGTTTTACTTTTATTTAACCAGGGTTTTTATCGTTTTCATCTCACAACACATAGTCCTTTGTTGGGGTTCATTTAATCCATAACATATAAGACTcattgttacaaaaaaaaaaaaggaaaaaaatagatataatatgacaaagttgtatatctcaaaaataaaacgaaaaaatcttgacagattttttaaaaaatttaaaacatttaataaatcctaaaaataaaaaaacacaaaaaatatgacaaaaacacaaaaaaaggtaTAATGAACGTATAATAagcgtttttttattttttgacgtttttttttaaatgacaaaaataaaatggatattATATAAGTGACTGTGTTTTACGGTATTATACTcgttttttttcaataaaacgCTTTTCTTTGTGACAGTAACTTCATGGTATGTACACGTATAAATGACAGTAGAAgtagatggaagaagaaaaattagatACAGAAGAATCAAGCAAATTACCCTCACAAAGCAGTCATGGAAATGCATCCGGATCAGGCCGGCCGCGATGCCCGGGTTTCTGATCACAGTGCTTGCAACGCTCAACTTGACGATGCTCTCCGCAACCGGGCACGTCTGGTCGTAAAATCCGACCGTCAGACCAGCATGGCTGGAGGGGAGGAGGACCAGAAGAGgcagcaggaggaggaggagggactGCTTGAGAGCCATGACCAGAGGCTCAAGATAGGCAACTGTGGCTCCCAACTGATGTGGGTTCTCCCTTCTCTGCGCATGCACATATATAGATTCCTCCACCCAAGAATGAGATAAATGAGACATCACATGTGGGAATTGTTGCAAGTCTTGTGGGGATTGAGTGCTTGAACCGTCTGTGATATTAGACTTCTTCAGGGATCATCCCACACTTATTTTATTAGGCAGCTCTGTGAATGCAGATAATTtcaagttagagagagaaagaactatATTCGATGGGTGATTCTTATTTGATGCCTCTAAAAATCTCATTCGTTCGAGGtaaaaatatgagagagagagagagacggctgACGACTGAAGAAACAGTGGACTTTCTGTCTCTGTAAGCAACTTGTCGTGTCATCTAAGAAATGGTGACATTGTAAAACGAGGGCTTGAAAAGCTTGTCGATGAGATGGGAACGAGAGAAAGAAGCAGTGGCTTACAATGTGTCGCCACCTCATCTGACATCAGGGCGGCGGATTCGGAATAAAGAGTTGGTAGCATTTTTAACTGTCCATCGTCCGTTCATAAACCAACCCCTTTAGAAGGGTGTGAATGGTGCGAACTTGGGTTGCATATTTCTGATTTAGTTGGATTCTTCTCATTTATAGTAACCGACCCccagattcagattcatttTCAAATTCGAACTCGGAGTGGACACCTTATATAGAATT encodes the following:
- the LOC116263130 gene encoding peroxidase 5-like, whose protein sequence is MSHLSHSWVEESIYVHAQRRENPHQLGATVAYLEPLVMALKQSLLLLLLPLLVLLPSSHAGLTVGFYDQTCPVAESIVKLSVASTVIRNPGIAAGLIRMHFHDCFVRGCDGSVLIDSTPNNSAEKSSIPNLSLRGFEVIDRAKSLLELICPNTVSCADILAFAARDSAALVGNINYQVPSGRRDGRVSIENEALANLPPPFFNLTQLIDSFARKNLTQEDMVTLSGAHSIGAAHCAAFTNRLYNFSSTSAVDPTLDPTYATFLQGQCPPNSNFTDPKVLPMDTITPVVLDNMYYVGLLRNLGLFTSDQALLTSSASKQMVVDNVNNPSGWATKFAKSMVKMGNIEVLTGTQGEIRQNCHVINPTAADLLISQVASS